One window from the genome of Amycolatopsis sp. NBC_01480 encodes:
- a CDS encoding pyridoxamine 5'-phosphate oxidase family protein → MTETTIEPYATKNLDQSGSAELPWSRALDAIVQQWPTAEVTFFLSTVSPGGRPHSAGVGAAWVDGALYFTSGPDVRKSRHLAENPACSVSVRLPGIDVVLEGEAHRTTDAETLEKVAAAYRESGWPATVIGDGFTAPFTAPSAGPAPWHLYRLTARTAFGVATAEPQGATRWDLAR, encoded by the coding sequence ATGACTGAAACCACGATCGAGCCGTACGCGACGAAAAACCTCGACCAGAGCGGGTCCGCGGAGCTGCCGTGGAGCCGGGCGCTCGACGCCATCGTCCAGCAGTGGCCCACCGCCGAGGTGACGTTTTTCCTGTCCACGGTGAGCCCCGGCGGACGGCCGCATTCGGCGGGCGTCGGGGCCGCCTGGGTGGACGGCGCGCTGTACTTCACCAGCGGGCCTGACGTCCGGAAATCCCGTCACCTGGCGGAAAACCCGGCGTGTTCCGTGTCGGTCCGGCTGCCCGGGATCGACGTGGTGCTGGAGGGCGAGGCCCACCGGACCACCGACGCCGAGACCCTGGAGAAGGTGGCCGCGGCTTACCGTGAAAGCGGCTGGCCCGCGACGGTGATCGGCGACGGGTTCACGGCCCCGTTCACCGCGCCCAGCGCGGGCCCGGCGCCCTGGCACCTCTACCGCCTCACCGCGCGTACCGCCTTCGGCGTCGCCACCGCCGAGCCACAGGGTGCGACCCGCTGGGACTTAGCTCGCTGA
- a CDS encoding ATP-binding cassette domain-containing protein, with translation MTTTTTTTAITATGLRKAYGDHTVLDGIDLNVAEGSIFALLGPNGAGKTTTVQILSTLLEADGGEARVAGHDLVREPDAVRGSIGVTGQFSAVDDLLSGAENMQLMADLHHLGRAEGKHRVADLLGRFDLADAAGKLASTYSGGMRRRLDLAMSLVGVPRIIFLDEPTTGLDPRSRRTMWGIIRELVAGGVTVFLTTQYLEEADQLADRIAVLDHGRLVAQGTAEELKRLVPGGHIRLRFADVASLAAAERLFDGSTRDDDALSLQVPSDGGVHSLRALLDRLDAASVEVGELSVHLPDLDDVFLALTERTSAR, from the coding sequence TTGACCACCACCACGACCACCACCGCGATCACCGCGACCGGGTTGCGCAAGGCCTACGGCGACCACACGGTGCTCGACGGCATCGACCTGAACGTCGCGGAGGGCTCGATCTTCGCCCTGCTCGGCCCGAACGGCGCCGGCAAGACCACCACCGTCCAGATCCTGTCCACGCTGCTCGAGGCCGACGGCGGCGAGGCCCGCGTCGCGGGGCACGACCTGGTGCGCGAGCCGGACGCGGTGCGCGGCTCGATCGGGGTCACCGGGCAGTTCTCGGCCGTCGACGACCTGCTCAGCGGCGCCGAGAACATGCAGCTGATGGCCGATCTGCACCACCTCGGCCGCGCCGAGGGCAAGCACCGGGTGGCCGACCTGCTCGGCCGGTTCGACCTCGCCGACGCCGCGGGCAAGCTCGCCTCGACCTACTCGGGCGGCATGCGCCGGCGGCTCGACCTGGCGATGAGCCTGGTCGGCGTGCCGCGGATCATCTTCCTCGACGAGCCGACCACGGGCCTGGACCCGCGCAGCCGCCGCACCATGTGGGGCATCATCCGCGAGCTGGTCGCGGGCGGCGTCACCGTTTTCCTCACCACGCAATACCTGGAGGAGGCCGACCAGCTCGCCGACCGGATCGCGGTGCTCGACCACGGCCGGCTCGTCGCGCAGGGCACTGCCGAGGAGTTGAAACGGCTGGTGCCCGGCGGCCACATCCGGCTGCGCTTCGCCGACGTCGCCTCGCTGGCCGCCGCCGAGCGCCTCTTCGACGGCTCCACCCGCGACGACGACGCGCTCTCCTTGCAGGTCCCCAGCGACGGCGGCGTCCACTCGCTGCGCGCCCTGCTCGACCGGCTGGACGCGGCGTCGGTGGAGGTCGGCGAGCTGTCCGTGCACCTGCCCGACCTCGACGACGTTTTCCTCGCACTCACCGAAAGGACCTCGGCCCGATGA
- a CDS encoding ABC transporter permease: protein MSGYALRDSATMLRRNIKHMIRYPSMTVLLVAMPVIFLLLFVYVLGGTLGAGLGGGRDAYVNYVTPGIILMAIAGAVQGTAVAVSMDMTQGIIARFRTMAISRASVLTGHVLGSVIQAMISVAVIIGLALAIGFRSDAGPLQWLGALGMLVLLSFALTWLTVALGLVSKSVETASNLPMPLVLLPFLGSGFVPTDSMPAGVRWFAEYQPFTPVMETVRGLLHGTPVGGTALLAVGWCLLITVGGYVWALRLYNRNLLR from the coding sequence ATGAGCGGCTACGCCCTGCGCGACTCCGCAACCATGTTGCGGCGCAACATCAAGCACATGATCCGGTACCCGTCGATGACCGTGCTGCTGGTCGCCATGCCGGTGATCTTCCTGCTGCTGTTCGTCTACGTCCTGGGCGGCACGCTCGGGGCCGGCCTCGGCGGAGGGCGCGACGCGTACGTCAACTACGTGACGCCGGGCATCATCCTGATGGCCATCGCCGGCGCCGTGCAGGGCACCGCGGTGGCCGTGTCGATGGACATGACCCAGGGCATCATCGCGCGGTTCCGCACCATGGCGATCAGCCGCGCCTCGGTGCTGACCGGGCACGTGCTGGGCAGCGTGATCCAGGCGATGATCAGTGTCGCGGTGATCATCGGCCTCGCGCTGGCCATCGGGTTCCGCTCGGACGCGGGCCCGCTGCAGTGGCTCGGCGCGCTGGGCATGCTGGTGCTGCTTTCCTTCGCGCTGACCTGGCTGACGGTGGCGCTCGGGCTGGTCAGCAAGAGCGTCGAGACCGCCAGCAACCTGCCCATGCCGCTGGTCCTGCTGCCGTTCCTGGGCAGCGGCTTCGTGCCGACGGACTCGATGCCCGCCGGCGTGCGCTGGTTCGCCGAGTACCAGCCGTTCACCCCGGTGATGGAGACGGTCCGCGGCCTGCTGCACGGCACGCCGGTGGGCGGCACCGCGCTGCTGGCCGTGGGCTGGTGCCTGCTGATCACGGTCGGCGGTTACGTGTGGGCCCTGCGGTTGTACAACCGGAACCTGCTCCGTTAG
- a CDS encoding BTAD domain-containing putative transcriptional regulator — translation MRISLLGPLDVRTEDGIAVEVAGARLRALLTALALEPGRVVASARLVDAVWGEHPPGTANALQALVSRLRKAGVAPDSTPTGYRLVAETDVARFEELLTEARGSGDADTAQLLREALDLWRGPVPADGEYFQAPLARLAELRLTAVEEHAEASLRLGAGAALAGELADLLAEHPLRERLALALMRAQCAAGRPAEALNVYERTRRVLAEELGADPSGELAELHASILRGSTAFDSAAFNSTVDESRTNLRAGLTSFVGRDSDVTVVAKLVGEYRLTTLIGPGGAGKTRLATETARTLLDEADGGVWLVELAPVTDGADVAQAVLTALGLRGQAYLGPASGTPLDRAVAALRARNAVLVLDNCEHVIDAAAELADALLGECPRLRILATSREPLAVTGEALWPVEPLALPPQDCGVTEAMSCASVRLFADRASAVRPGFTVDATTVGAVVRVCRALDGMPLAVELAAARLRALTADQLAARLDDRFRLLTGGSRTALPRHRTLRAVVDWSWELLSDAERTLLRRLAVFSGGATAEAAAEVCGAPEAFDLLTALTDKSLLVVVEDTGEPRYRMLETIKAYGLERLDEAGEREQVRRAHADWFAWLAETADPHLRRAEQLEWLALLAADHDNLTAAVRGAIAAGDAAACVRLVVAAGWYWLLGGHRSEGLNLITQALAVPGEVDEARATAYALYAMFVTAGVGDDSEIDSWVQTALEFAERETSVHPMLRFLIPLQELMRGLRDGAGPRLDILDGLLTDEDPWLRGHARLTRVRMLVSFGDRLDEAEADAQQALRDLRAAGERWGLSLALGSLAELEGRRGDLAAAAAHNGEAIDVISEMGTVEDVLHLRSRQAQLLWQLGDAEGAAATLAAADRDARTVVFPDALAGLAQAKAELARWRGDPATARVELRHAEALMGSAPVHPVFRAMLLYSQGFLEADAGNLAAAADSRRESFELTRNSGDALYLAQILVGVADQALRLGRPADAARMLAVTATVRGGHDLTQPDSARIETAARAALGEDAYEEAFQTGGNVTSAELPALVTSIVD, via the coding sequence GTGCGGATCAGTTTGCTGGGGCCCTTGGACGTCCGGACCGAAGACGGCATTGCCGTCGAGGTGGCGGGCGCCCGTCTGCGCGCGCTGCTGACGGCGCTCGCGCTGGAGCCGGGGCGCGTCGTCGCGTCGGCGCGACTGGTGGACGCCGTCTGGGGCGAGCATCCGCCGGGCACGGCGAACGCGCTGCAGGCGCTGGTCTCCCGGCTGCGGAAGGCGGGCGTCGCGCCGGATTCGACGCCCACCGGGTACCGCCTGGTCGCGGAGACCGACGTGGCCCGGTTCGAAGAACTCCTCACCGAGGCCCGCGGGAGCGGCGACGCCGACACCGCCCAGCTACTGCGCGAGGCGCTGGACCTGTGGCGCGGCCCGGTGCCCGCGGACGGCGAGTACTTCCAGGCCCCGCTCGCGCGGCTGGCGGAGCTGCGGCTGACCGCCGTCGAGGAGCACGCCGAGGCGTCGCTGCGGCTGGGGGCCGGGGCCGCGCTGGCCGGTGAGCTGGCCGATCTGCTGGCCGAACACCCGTTACGCGAACGGCTGGCCTTGGCGCTCATGCGCGCGCAGTGCGCGGCCGGCCGGCCGGCCGAGGCGCTGAACGTCTACGAGCGGACCCGCCGCGTGCTGGCCGAAGAGCTGGGCGCCGACCCGTCCGGCGAGCTGGCCGAACTGCACGCGTCCATCCTGCGTGGCTCCACCGCGTTTGATTCCGCCGCGTTTAATTCCACAGTGGACGAATCGCGGACGAACCTGCGCGCCGGGCTGACCAGCTTCGTCGGCCGGGACTCCGACGTCACCGTGGTCGCGAAGCTGGTCGGCGAGTACCGGCTCACGACGTTGATCGGGCCGGGCGGCGCCGGGAAGACGCGGCTGGCCACCGAGACCGCGCGCACCCTGCTGGACGAGGCGGACGGCGGCGTCTGGCTGGTGGAGCTGGCGCCCGTCACCGACGGCGCCGACGTCGCGCAGGCCGTGCTCACCGCGCTGGGCCTGCGTGGCCAGGCCTACCTCGGGCCGGCTTCCGGGACGCCGCTGGACCGGGCCGTCGCGGCGCTGCGCGCCCGGAATGCCGTGCTGGTACTGGACAATTGCGAGCACGTGATCGACGCCGCGGCGGAGCTGGCGGACGCGTTGCTCGGCGAATGCCCGCGGCTGCGGATCCTCGCGACGAGCCGGGAGCCGCTCGCCGTCACGGGCGAAGCGCTGTGGCCGGTGGAGCCGCTCGCGCTGCCCCCGCAGGACTGCGGCGTCACAGAAGCGATGTCGTGCGCGTCGGTCCGGCTGTTCGCCGACCGGGCGTCGGCGGTGCGCCCCGGGTTCACCGTGGACGCCACGACGGTCGGCGCCGTCGTCCGGGTCTGCCGCGCGCTGGACGGGATGCCGCTGGCCGTCGAGCTGGCCGCGGCCCGGCTGCGCGCGCTCACCGCCGACCAGCTGGCCGCGCGGCTCGACGACCGGTTCCGGCTGCTCACCGGCGGCAGCCGCACCGCGCTGCCGCGGCACCGCACGCTGCGCGCGGTGGTCGACTGGAGCTGGGAACTGCTTTCGGACGCCGAACGCACGCTGCTGCGCCGGCTCGCGGTGTTCTCCGGCGGCGCGACGGCCGAGGCGGCCGCGGAGGTCTGCGGCGCCCCGGAGGCGTTCGACCTGCTCACCGCGCTGACCGACAAGTCGTTGCTGGTGGTCGTCGAGGACACGGGCGAGCCGCGGTACCGGATGCTCGAGACGATCAAGGCGTACGGGCTGGAGCGGCTGGACGAGGCCGGCGAGCGCGAGCAGGTGCGAAGGGCGCACGCGGACTGGTTCGCCTGGCTGGCCGAGACGGCCGACCCGCACCTGCGCCGCGCCGAGCAGCTCGAGTGGCTGGCGCTGCTGGCCGCGGACCACGACAACCTCACGGCCGCGGTGCGCGGCGCCATCGCCGCGGGTGACGCCGCCGCGTGCGTGCGGCTGGTCGTCGCGGCCGGTTGGTACTGGCTGCTGGGCGGGCACCGGAGCGAGGGGCTGAACCTGATCACCCAGGCGCTGGCCGTGCCCGGCGAGGTCGACGAGGCGCGGGCGACGGCGTACGCGCTGTACGCCATGTTCGTCACGGCGGGCGTCGGCGACGACAGCGAGATCGACTCGTGGGTGCAGACCGCGCTGGAGTTCGCCGAGCGGGAGACCTCGGTCCACCCGATGCTGCGGTTCCTCATCCCGCTGCAGGAGCTGATGCGCGGCCTCCGCGACGGCGCCGGCCCTCGACTGGACATTTTGGACGGCCTGCTCACCGACGAGGACCCGTGGCTGCGCGGCCACGCCCGGCTGACCCGGGTGCGGATGCTGGTCAGCTTCGGCGATCGCCTCGACGAAGCGGAGGCCGACGCCCAGCAGGCGCTGCGGGACCTCCGCGCGGCCGGGGAGCGATGGGGACTCTCGCTCGCGCTGGGCAGCCTGGCGGAGCTGGAGGGCCGTCGCGGCGATCTGGCGGCCGCGGCCGCCCACAACGGGGAGGCCATCGACGTCATCTCCGAAATGGGCACCGTGGAAGACGTCCTGCACCTGCGCAGCCGCCAGGCCCAGCTGCTCTGGCAGCTCGGCGACGCCGAGGGCGCCGCGGCCACGCTGGCCGCGGCCGACCGGGACGCGCGGACCGTCGTGTTCCCCGACGCGCTGGCCGGGCTGGCCCAGGCGAAGGCGGAGCTGGCGCGCTGGCGCGGTGATCCGGCCACTGCCCGCGTGGAACTCCGCCACGCCGAAGCGCTGATGGGATCCGCGCCGGTGCACCCGGTGTTCCGCGCCATGCTGCTGTACTCCCAGGGTTTTCTCGAGGCCGACGCCGGGAACCTGGCGGCGGCGGCGGATTCGCGTCGTGAGTCCTTCGAGCTGACCCGGAATTCCGGCGACGCGCTCTACCTGGCCCAGATCCTGGTCGGCGTCGCGGACCAGGCGCTGCGCCTGGGCCGGCCGGCCGACGCGGCCCGGATGCTGGCCGTGACCGCCACTGTGCGCGGCGGCCACGACCTGACCCAGCCGGACTCCGCCCGTATCGAGACAGCTGCCCGCGCGGCGCTCGGTGAAGACGCGTACGAGGAGGCGTTCCAGACCGGCGGAAACGTGACCAGCGCGGAGCTTCCCGCGCTGGTCACGTCCATTGTGGACTAA
- a CDS encoding TetR/AcrR family transcriptional regulator, translating into MTEGLRARKKRETAARISGVAIGLFVERGFDAVTIAEVAEAADVSVNTVYNHFRTKEDLVLPPEEASPGRLAEMVRARGLGVSAAHAVLGRLRAEVRGRERTVGLTEGFGRVLPMMLAAPTLAARLGELGTRMTGELAALLAEEAGTGPDDRVPGLVAAQIGWVHNLVYAEIGRHVVAGKRPDAVAAAAEELLDAVEGLLGERVLTYAVKEEDRS; encoded by the coding sequence ATGACCGAAGGACTCCGCGCCCGCAAGAAGCGCGAGACGGCGGCCCGGATTTCCGGCGTCGCCATCGGATTGTTCGTCGAGCGGGGGTTCGACGCGGTCACGATCGCCGAGGTGGCGGAGGCGGCCGACGTGTCCGTGAACACCGTCTACAACCACTTCCGGACCAAGGAGGACCTGGTCCTGCCGCCGGAAGAAGCGTCGCCGGGACGGCTCGCGGAGATGGTGCGGGCGCGGGGGCTGGGGGTCTCCGCGGCACACGCCGTCCTCGGCCGGCTGCGCGCCGAGGTGCGCGGGCGCGAACGCACGGTCGGCCTGACCGAGGGGTTCGGCCGGGTGCTGCCGATGATGCTGGCCGCGCCGACGCTCGCCGCGCGGCTGGGCGAGCTGGGCACGCGGATGACCGGCGAACTGGCCGCGCTGCTCGCCGAGGAGGCGGGCACGGGCCCGGACGACCGCGTGCCCGGGCTGGTGGCCGCGCAGATCGGCTGGGTGCACAACCTGGTGTACGCGGAGATCGGCCGGCACGTCGTCGCGGGGAAGCGGCCCGATGCCGTCGCGGCGGCGGCCGAAGAGCTGCTCGACGCCGTCGAGGGACTGCTCGGCGAGCGGGTTCTCACTTACGCAGTCAAGGAAGAAGACCGGTCATGA
- a CDS encoding DUF6204 family protein, whose amino-acid sequence MTQDLFRVIVRGKFDGLDDAGRTALRAKDSGPLFSEEGTFTYDVNATAFTFRCQVPAGPDDDERVARERAAEALQAHGLPCRDLNFAVTDLRTIRVRAKRR is encoded by the coding sequence ATGACGCAGGACCTGTTCCGGGTGATCGTCCGCGGCAAGTTCGACGGCCTCGACGACGCCGGCCGCACCGCCTTGCGGGCCAAGGACAGCGGCCCGCTCTTCAGTGAAGAAGGCACTTTCACCTACGACGTCAACGCCACCGCGTTCACGTTCCGCTGCCAGGTGCCCGCCGGGCCGGACGACGACGAGCGCGTCGCCAGGGAGCGCGCGGCCGAGGCGCTGCAGGCCCACGGGCTGCCGTGCCGGGACCTGAACTTCGCCGTCACGGACCTGCGCACGATCCGGGTCCGCGCCAAGAGGCGATGA
- a CDS encoding GNAT family N-acetyltransferase: MLIRDASASDAEACAAIYAPYVTDTAITFELEPPTVEEMTDRITKAVKTHAWLVIEDEGRVVGYAYGGPYKERAAYRFSCEVSVYLELGRRRTGSGRALYEALFARLVERGFRTAVAGMTLPNDASAGLHRALGFEPVGTYRRIGWKHGAWRDVAWAQRDLLKSS, from the coding sequence ATGTTGATTCGAGACGCCTCGGCGAGCGACGCCGAAGCCTGCGCGGCGATCTACGCGCCGTACGTCACGGACACCGCGATCACCTTCGAGCTCGAGCCGCCCACCGTCGAGGAGATGACGGACCGCATCACCAAAGCCGTGAAGACCCACGCGTGGCTGGTCATCGAGGACGAAGGCCGTGTCGTCGGCTACGCGTACGGCGGCCCGTACAAGGAGCGCGCGGCGTACCGGTTCTCGTGCGAAGTGAGCGTGTACCTGGAGCTGGGACGACGGCGTACGGGTAGCGGCCGCGCGCTGTACGAAGCCCTCTTCGCCCGGCTCGTCGAGCGCGGCTTCCGTACGGCTGTCGCGGGCATGACGCTGCCGAACGACGCGAGCGCCGGCCTGCACCGCGCGCTCGGCTTCGAGCCCGTCGGCACCTACCGCCGCATCGGCTGGAAGCACGGCGCCTGGCGCGACGTCGCCTGGGCGCAGCGTGACCTGCTGAAAAGCTCGTGA
- a CDS encoding helix-turn-helix domain-containing protein has translation MTDPLSESIAATLRAARQAHDISAGALAERAGVSRAMVGKIERGEAQPTAVLLSRLASALGMSLSELVAHAEDNDRRVARVADQPKWTDPVTGYLRRSVSPPGRGATELVEVTLPAGAEVAFPADSYAFADHQIWVLDGHLRFHEGAAVHELDAGDCLQLGRPQPCAYANPTAEPCRYLVVLTKR, from the coding sequence GTGACGGATCCCCTCTCCGAGTCGATTGCCGCGACGCTGCGCGCGGCTCGTCAGGCCCACGACATCTCGGCCGGTGCCCTCGCCGAACGCGCGGGCGTTTCCCGGGCCATGGTCGGGAAAATCGAGCGCGGTGAAGCCCAGCCGACGGCCGTGCTGCTGAGCCGGCTGGCGTCCGCCCTCGGTATGAGCCTGTCGGAACTGGTGGCCCACGCGGAGGACAACGACCGCCGGGTCGCGCGCGTCGCGGACCAGCCGAAGTGGACGGACCCGGTGACCGGTTACCTCCGCCGTTCCGTCTCGCCCCCGGGTCGCGGTGCGACGGAACTCGTCGAGGTCACCCTGCCGGCGGGCGCGGAGGTCGCGTTCCCGGCCGACTCGTACGCCTTCGCCGATCATCAGATCTGGGTCCTGGACGGGCATCTGCGCTTCCACGAGGGCGCGGCCGTCCACGAACTCGACGCCGGAGACTGCCTCCAGCTGGGCCGTCCGCAGCCCTGCGCGTATGCGAACCCGACGGCCGAGCCCTGCCGGTACCTCGTCGTGCTCACGAAGCGCTGA
- a CDS encoding LLM class F420-dependent oxidoreductase, translating into MRFGLFVPQGWRHDLVGIDPADHWTTMLDLARYADAGPYESIWVYDHFHTVPVPSDEATHEAWSLMAAYGAATSRVRLGQMCSCMGYRNPAYLAKVAATIDVISGGRVEMGIGGGWYEHEWRAYGYGFPSAGDRLGQLDEGVQIMRQLWTEGKATLDGKHYQVDGAISRPLPLQEGGIPLWIAGGGEKKTLRTAAKYASYTNFVGDTEGFQHKSSVLEAHCKDVGTDYGKIVRSANYNVVIGETEKDVQDRLAWIRAHYEPLLPADVLESSYQNIATGPLVGTPEQIIPKLKELEGLGMTYAITYFTEAAYDRSGIELFTSKVVPELS; encoded by the coding sequence ATGCGATTCGGACTCTTCGTGCCACAGGGCTGGCGCCACGACCTCGTCGGCATCGACCCCGCGGACCACTGGACCACCATGCTCGACCTCGCCCGCTACGCCGACGCCGGGCCGTACGAGTCGATCTGGGTCTACGACCACTTCCACACCGTTCCCGTCCCCAGCGACGAAGCCACGCACGAGGCGTGGAGCCTGATGGCGGCGTACGGCGCCGCGACGAGCCGGGTGCGCCTCGGCCAGATGTGCAGCTGCATGGGCTACCGCAACCCGGCCTACCTGGCGAAGGTGGCCGCCACCATCGACGTGATCTCCGGCGGCCGCGTGGAGATGGGCATCGGCGGCGGCTGGTACGAGCACGAGTGGCGCGCCTACGGTTACGGCTTCCCCAGCGCGGGGGACCGGCTCGGCCAGCTCGACGAGGGCGTGCAGATCATGCGCCAGCTGTGGACCGAGGGCAAGGCCACCTTGGACGGCAAGCACTACCAGGTGGACGGCGCGATCTCCCGCCCGCTTCCGCTGCAGGAAGGCGGCATCCCGCTGTGGATCGCCGGCGGCGGCGAGAAGAAAACCCTGCGTACGGCGGCGAAGTACGCGTCGTACACGAACTTCGTCGGTGACACCGAGGGCTTCCAGCACAAGTCCTCCGTGCTGGAAGCGCACTGCAAGGACGTCGGCACGGACTACGGCAAGATCGTCCGCTCGGCCAACTACAACGTCGTCATCGGCGAGACCGAGAAGGACGTGCAGGACCGCCTGGCGTGGATCCGCGCGCACTACGAGCCGCTGCTGCCGGCCGACGTGCTGGAGAGCTCGTACCAGAACATCGCCACGGGCCCGCTGGTCGGCACCCCGGAGCAGATCATCCCGAAGCTGAAGGAACTCGAAGGCCTCGGCATGACGTACGCGATCACGTACTTCACCGAAGCGGCGTACGACCGTTCGGGCATCGAGCTGTTCACCTCGAAGGTCGTCCCGGAGCTTTCCTGA
- the ligD gene encoding non-homologous end-joining DNA ligase, translating into MDEAAERLAKYRAMRNFERTAEPAGGEAARGNAGGEAAGGKRFVVQRHRARRRHYDLRLELGGVLVSWAVPKGPTLDPKARRMAVHVEDHPLEYADFEGVIPHGEYGGGDVIVWDRGTWEPADTDDPEQALADGNLHFDLFGDKLAGRFVLIHPKRDGDGKQWLLLHKQDDHARSGWDAEDHLKSVKSGLTNDEVAAAPAALWHGDRPAAEAEEPIPGGRTDKAATRRKDHPAAEAETVFVGPTEQELAELEALGARGTWTLGGRKLVLTNLDKVLIPGRDGEEPITKRELIRYYASIAPAMLPYLAGRPLNTQRFPGGIGKPGFWHKEVPDHAPDWLQRWHNEAAAADEVQQYLVPGAAADLAWLANFGALELHAWTSRIPDVGSPTWTLFDIDPGPETSFDDVLVLARLHRTALAHLGLVGRPKVTGQRGIQVWVPVEPGYTFAETRAWAETVSKMIGKTVPELVSWAWHKDRRGGRARLDYTQNVHNKTLVAPYSVRPQPGAPVSVPLEWDELDDPDLTPARWTVRTVLDRVKTAGDPFAALLGVSQRLPKL; encoded by the coding sequence ATGGATGAGGCGGCTGAGCGGCTCGCGAAGTACCGTGCGATGCGGAATTTCGAGCGCACGGCCGAGCCCGCGGGTGGGGAGGCCGCGCGGGGCAACGCGGGCGGGGAAGCCGCGGGCGGTAAGCGGTTTGTCGTGCAGCGGCATCGGGCTCGGAGGCGGCACTACGACCTGCGGCTGGAGCTGGGTGGGGTGCTCGTCAGCTGGGCTGTGCCGAAAGGGCCGACGCTGGATCCCAAAGCGCGGCGGATGGCTGTGCACGTCGAGGACCATCCGCTCGAATACGCCGACTTCGAGGGGGTGATCCCGCACGGCGAGTACGGCGGCGGAGACGTGATCGTGTGGGATCGCGGGACCTGGGAACCCGCGGACACCGACGACCCCGAGCAGGCCCTCGCCGACGGGAACCTGCACTTCGACCTGTTCGGGGACAAGCTGGCCGGACGGTTCGTGCTCATCCACCCGAAACGCGACGGCGACGGCAAGCAGTGGTTGTTGCTACACAAGCAGGATGACCACGCCCGCTCCGGCTGGGACGCCGAGGATCATCTGAAGTCCGTGAAAAGCGGGCTGACCAACGACGAGGTCGCGGCGGCACCCGCGGCGCTGTGGCACGGCGACCGGCCCGCCGCCGAAGCGGAGGAGCCCATCCCCGGCGGCCGTACCGACAAGGCGGCGACGCGACGCAAAGACCACCCCGCAGCCGAAGCAGAGACCGTCTTCGTTGGGCCCACCGAACAAGAACTAGCCGAACTGGAGGCACTCGGCGCCCGCGGCACCTGGACCCTCGGCGGGCGAAAACTGGTGCTCACCAACCTCGACAAAGTCCTGATCCCCGGCCGCGACGGCGAGGAGCCGATCACCAAGCGCGAGCTCATCCGGTACTACGCCTCGATCGCGCCGGCGATGCTGCCCTACCTCGCCGGGCGGCCGCTCAATACGCAGCGGTTTCCCGGCGGCATCGGGAAACCCGGGTTCTGGCACAAGGAAGTGCCCGACCACGCGCCGGACTGGCTGCAGCGCTGGCACAACGAAGCCGCCGCGGCCGATGAGGTGCAGCAGTACCTCGTGCCGGGCGCGGCGGCGGATCTGGCGTGGCTGGCCAACTTCGGCGCGCTCGAACTGCACGCGTGGACCTCGCGGATTCCCGACGTCGGGAGTCCGACGTGGACACTCTTCGACATCGACCCCGGGCCGGAGACCTCGTTCGACGACGTGCTGGTGCTGGCCCGGCTGCACCGCACCGCACTGGCGCACCTCGGCTTGGTCGGACGGCCGAAAGTGACCGGGCAGCGCGGAATCCAGGTGTGGGTGCCGGTCGAACCGGGTTACACCTTCGCCGAGACGCGGGCGTGGGCCGAGACCGTGTCGAAGATGATCGGGAAGACCGTGCCGGAGCTGGTGAGCTGGGCGTGGCACAAGGACCGCCGGGGCGGGCGCGCCCGGCTGGACTACACGCAGAACGTGCACAACAAAACCCTGGTGGCGCCCTACAGCGTGCGGCCGCAGCCCGGGGCGCCGGTGTCGGTTCCGCTGGAGTGGGACGAACTCGACGACCCGGACCTGACGCCGGCGCGCTGGACCGTGCGGACCGTGCTGGACCGCGTCAAGACCGCCGGTGACCCGTTCGCCGCCTTGCTCGGGGTTTCCCAGCGGCTGCCGAAACTGTGA
- a CDS encoding MarR family winged helix-turn-helix transcriptional regulator — translation MSSLPVVNQPPHRCGALLDHLSRRMRLRAESVLAPLGLRPRHLLALTVLRDQGGSTQRALASTLEMDGTTIVGLLNDLEADNLAERRRSPEDRRRHVVELTDVGAKKLAKAEFALAGVEDEVLAGLSHDEREQLYALLQQATATTDIAACAGAADEAPGPPVC, via the coding sequence ATGAGCTCGCTCCCGGTCGTCAACCAGCCGCCCCACCGGTGCGGCGCGCTGCTCGACCACCTCTCGCGCCGGATGCGGCTGCGGGCGGAATCCGTGCTGGCCCCCCTCGGGCTGCGGCCGCGGCACCTGCTCGCGCTCACCGTGCTGCGCGACCAGGGCGGCAGCACCCAGCGGGCGCTGGCGAGCACGCTGGAGATGGACGGCACCACCATCGTCGGCCTGTTGAACGACCTCGAAGCTGACAACCTCGCCGAGCGCCGCCGCTCTCCCGAGGACCGCCGCCGGCACGTCGTGGAGCTGACCGACGTCGGGGCGAAGAAGCTGGCCAAGGCGGAGTTCGCCCTGGCCGGCGTCGAGGACGAGGTCCTGGCCGGCCTCAGCCACGACGAGCGCGAGCAGCTCTACGCCCTACTCCAGCAGGCGACCGCGACCACAGACATCGCCGCGTGCGCCGGGGCGGCCGACGAGGCGCCGGGACCGCCTGTCTGCTGA